A single genomic interval of Dysidea avara chromosome 8, odDysAvar1.4, whole genome shotgun sequence harbors:
- the LOC136263566 gene encoding uncharacterized protein codes for MDPRTDSNYMGIYYHCNGSFSQTSISTTGESTSEVSSESGKVQVESNNGSPMPILSDEEDDCETVDTCYSVKLINPNRKSEYRVEKWRTHVKFKTPEQLTMKLKESYIELSACDEVQVGYMEPGHGYKGKQRWITCCEDLQDMYEAYSTKKEILWCFLPGKGGAVSKKRSNDTAGHADEKRTKCTTEIEGKIDEAKEILLKLKDKHGKKYTAEQYHAWAQLIQIGKQSSYDEPPDYPFFRGKKKKDNERVSESTSSNSVLTNSTTNATSVPTVVGISPGKRINLRTECIQQLQQLGELLDKGNITSDQYEKLQETILSDIYKF; via the exons ATGGATCCTCGGACAGATTCCAATTACATGGGGATATATTACCATTGTAACGGTTCGTTTTCTCAGACTAGCATTTCCACGACTGGAGAATCAACCAGTGAAGTCTCAAGTGAAAGCGGCAAG GTGCAAGTGGAAAGTAACAACGGTTCACCTATGCCAATATTAAGTGACGAAGAGGATGATTGTGAGACAGTTGATACGTGCTATTCAGTGAAATTGATCAACCCTAACCGAAAGTCAGAATACCGGGTTGAAAAGTGGCGGACACATGTTAAGTTCAAGACTCCTGAGCAACTGACCATGAAGCTTAAAGAGTCATACATCGAGTTAAGTGCCTGCGATGAGGTACAGGTGGGGTATATGGAACCTGGACATGGATACAAGGGTAAACAGCGTTGGATTACCTGTTGTGAAGATTTACAAGATATGTATGAAGCTTACAGCACGAAAAAAGAGATTCTTTGGTGCTTTCTGCCTGGTAAGGGAGGAGCAGTCAGTAAGAAGCGCAGCAATGATACTGCTGGTCATGCCGATGAAAAACGTACAAAGTGTACCACCGAGATAGAAGGTAAAATAGATGAGGCCAAGGAAATATTGTTGAAGTTGAAAGATAAGCATGGGAAGAAGTACACAGCAGAGCAGTACCATGCTTGGGCACAATTAATACAGATTGGGAAGCAGAGCTCGTATGATGAACCCCCAGATTACCCATTTTTTAGAGGTAAAAAGAAGAAAGATAATGAAAGAGTGTCTGAGAGTACATCAAGTAACTCAGTTCTGACCAATTCTACTACTAATGCCACTTCTGTTCCTACTGTGGTTGGCATATCACCAGGGAAGAGAATCAATCTTCGTACTGAGTGTATTCAGCAACTCCAGCAACTGGGGGAGCTGCTTGATAAAGGTAATATCACATCTGACCAGTATGAAAAGTTGCAGGAAACAATTCTAAGTGATATCTACAAGTTTTGA